One Heteronotia binoei isolate CCM8104 ecotype False Entrance Well chromosome 3, APGP_CSIRO_Hbin_v1, whole genome shotgun sequence genomic window, ccctgaaccaacaggtgccctgacttctttttaaaaaccctcccaccaaaacttgtttgtctttttggtccctaacctgtccttctttgggttggggtagtagtagtctggtaaagtttaggagactaggtgatcctgcctctacctggctacagtttttaaaaggctaccttgagatgaaggcaatccttgttatttatttatcagtATCAAATTACATAGTAAAGTAGATGAACAGCATTTTCAGAATGCCTCTCCCTTGAATACTGCGTTACAAATAAAATTCAGAAGATTTTCTTATATGATGTACTCGGTTGTCTTAAAACTGTGCATTGAAGTCAAAGATTCCATTTTGGCATGTTGCCTGCATGGTTATTTCTGTACTTCATTTTCACAAGTGTCTGTCCTTTGAGATGCAACCCTCGCATCCTCCAAGACAAGAGAAAGTTTCCTATTCTGGGCGTAGCCCCCAAATACCCTGTTTCTGCCCTGCAGGACCACTGGGCCCTATCCTGGCAGAGGTGCACAGAGAGGCCTGAGACAGCGTTTCATAAAGCCAATGAGATGGCTTCCGGCCACCAGGCCTCAGAGGGGCAAATTCCTATTCGCTACAATGGAAGAAGGAGTGGGCCCTGTGTttgtgcacgtgtgtgtgtgaCTGAATGTAGAATAATGGGAGGAGAAAAACAGATACAAATTCTCCTCAGAAATGTCAACAGTTTTATACCAAATGAACTTAATGATTTCTCACCTGGATTACACAAGCAAGTGAATATACTATGGAAGCATTGCTAGACCAGAACTGGGGTTGTTTCATACTGCACTACTCCTGGGATCTGTGCTGGGACAAAGCAGGACTGAACGGAGTCTCACTGGGAGCGTGACCTCTAATTTAACACATGCAGGTCACTGCTGTGTTCAGGAGAAGAAAAGGGCTGTCAGGACAGAGATAAACTGGAAGAGAAGTACAGAAGCCTCAATGCCAGGTAACCTGGGAGGAGGAGAGTGGGGAGACGGAGGCAGAGACCCCTTCTTGATCCCTTGGAGTGGCCCAATATCAGTGGAAGTCCGGCTTCTCTGGGAAGGTGCAGCCGGAACGCTTGATGATCACGCTAGCGGCGTAGTGTCTGGCACGGATGCACTCCGTCAGCGGCTGGTCGTACACGAGCTGTGAGAGGAAACCTCCCACAAATGCATCTCCTGCTCCGTTGGTGTCCACAATCTCGCTCTGGTCACTGATTAACACGGGGAAGGATCGCACTTCAGAATCTGTGGCCATGATAGTATCATCCTTCCCTTGGGTAAAGACGACAATTCGCTGCCTTTTCTGGTTCACTTTTGGCAGGGCTTGTGCCTTCCGGGCAATCTCTCTGATGTCTTCAGTCTCAAAGCCTTGCTCTCGAGCAAACATGGCAGCCTCCGTCTCATTCCCAAAAAGGATGTCTACATAAGGCATCACTTTCATCATCGGCTCCTTGTAGAACTGGCTAATGAATGGCGCAGAAAGATTCAAACTGAAGATCTTGTTATTCGTTGAGGCCTGAGTGGCCACTTTTAGAATGGATTTAGGTGACACGGTCAAAAAGAAGCCTGCAATGTAATAAACTTTAGCCTTTTCCACCAGCTTCCAGTTCTTTTCCAGGTCAAGGTGCTTCTCCTTCTCCAATTAGCAGCAGCCAGGTTAGCaacaagagatctcttgtccCTTGTGATGCAGGCAGCACACGTTCCAGTTGGTTCTTTACTCTGTTCATAATAATGGGCAtccatgtgggcttcttcagCTTTCTTCTTTAGGATCTCACCAAATTTGTCTGTTCCGATGCACCCAAAGAACGTTCTCACTTTATAAGGATGCCGGATCATCCACTGAGCCACTTTGACGGAATTCTGAGTAGATCCACCAGCATGATATTCTACTTTGAATTTTTTCACAAGTTCTTCAAATAGCTCTTTATGTTTCTCTTCTGCCAAGATCTGGTCATTTGGCTTCAGTCCATATTTGTCCAGGAAGTCCTTGTCCACTACTGCACAGATGTCAAGGAGGGGattgcccattccaaaaaggatattttcACTCAGCGTGGGCATGGCGTCGGTGTCATCTGGGGAAGACTTCCTCGGTGGCGGCGggcaagagagagagacacaggtGGCGGCAGCAGGAGGGACTCTTCTCTGCTCGCTCAGCCACCTGAGGCGAAGCGAGCGGCAGCCCTGCCGCCATGCCAGCCCCCGCCTCCCCAGGCCGccgcaatccttgttatatcctcctaattaaacttctcctaactagatcctgggacaaaccagatttccttgcaaactagaaatcaggtgtcccctataactagagagaagctgtggtttatgtcaagtcagcagattcaataacgagtcgttgttgatacaaagaaactactttattgatactgatacttgaggctaagccagcattgaaagactaaagaataacctgtagatacattgcatatatgggtcacttcaaagggattcctaaggggggaggattatgcagggcacattcacacattgatgttaccaattcgttctcaggcttgatGGCCTTGATTGTAGTGGGCTCCTGACGcccttctgagagccaggcctgagaaggcacagataagactttcacatctttccatttcaaagcaaggacactcactacaggaagggaggggtagggaaggtacgagctagcagcaattgaatatactttggttctacccagaatgctctctgactgagccagagttacagacagacttgacagtttaccctatggaaatctaacgatgcaccagctttcagtgactgaaagcaagatgcactgcaaccctagtctctttaaaaggtagcctgatgtggcctagtagtcatgctgccttttatgagaaacctaaaatctttttaaattgcccctatctggtctagttgaattttgaaagaaaataaagccctaaactggatttttttttatttcaaaaaacacaatacctaaaaccaactttattagtggggcagcctatttagtggccttagccaaactgaaagcaccctcagactccaaagataactctttaaaaacatgaaagtgacccacaccacacagcccacacaccaacccccacatcaaccagaggtaatttaaaaaaaccaaaacgtgacagaaagaaacttaacttttaactcacccaccccaaaaccagaaccaggaaaagggacaacagaacaggatgcaaaaccaacaacaacagaataGACCCAAACAaataactgagaaaaggccaagaaactcaactgttaaaaaagtgacctttttaacaataaaaaacctcaggccaaatcagtcaacaacatccccccgccaaaaaaacaaacaaaaacaagaaccaggaaaagggacaacaggacacgaagcaaaaccaacaacaacagatccaaatcactgagaaaaggccaacaaactcaactgttaaaaagtggcctttttaacaatgaaaattaggccaaacagcccccccccccaagaaccagaaccagaggAGATAAAGGAAcaatagcagcacaacacagcagcaacaaatcaaacacagaatccttttaaaacagtaaaaaaacctttacttttaacaatacaggaactttaccaacccctcccctccaaaaaaccttcaccctaaccccaagaaatccaagccacccaaatcaagaaaagtaaaaggacactgcacttttaaaagtcctctcactaaagtaagatataggcaaattggcaacccccccacccttggcccccacccccagcagaaccccctaacctcaaataagctacccagtacccacccacccaaatctggataagtaaagggactctgagtcttaaaaagtccttttactaagtaaaataaaaacaagaaccccaagactgtcttaccttagatgacttctcttctccaggcaggtcaggcaaggctgagagagagcagcagcagctgaggccaatggccagcacagcacaatctctctcacacaccaacaccaacacagcagcaatggaatggagtccagccaggcagactccttaaaaaggttccctggccctacacagagcagcttcaaaaataccactgctctgtgattgaccagagaacagtgtttccttggatacccaagtaaacaaaagaacagcccagccatcagcttcacaacagccctgcaaagcatgcatttgcaatgcattttgcaaatgcatgctttggattggttaCTGGGGCTCCTCCTCcactccctccctgatcccagggaggctatgggagaggcgggaaaaggcttccaaaggtgggaaaggaggcaagcagctcccctgaggcggCAGAAGcttctttcccaccttttctatggacttccgtatacttccgaatattgattcggaagtatacggggagccatatacagctcccatataatggtttccaattggattcggaagtatatggcgcaGTACatttccgaatcagggggtattcagaggtttattcggttggccaaaccaaatgcacacccctacttacattctcctttatctccttcccccacaacagataccctgtgttgTAGGGACcttctctttccatatatgcctgGGAGGTTGTtacgtttggcctcccaacatctgttggctgtccctggaccaagagacgcctgcctcgcctcaactagggccagggccttttcagtcctggccccaacttggtggaatcagctccctattgagatccgggccctacctggcttattatccttccgtagggcctgtaaaacagagctgttccgccaggctctaagctgaggctgcgggcgtctcttcttgatctggttggccttccCTGCCAGCACtatcatctgtgctaggaaatggaataaaaactgccatccctatgagatatcatgat contains:
- the LOC132568065 gene encoding LOW QUALITY PROTEIN: adenosine kinase-like (The sequence of the model RefSeq protein was modified relative to this genomic sequence to represent the inferred CDS: inserted 1 base in 1 codon), which translates into the protein MKSSPDDTDAMPTLSENILFGMGNPLLDICAVVDKDFLDKYGLKPNDQILAEEKHKELFEELVKKFKVEYHAGGSTQNSVKVAQWMIRHPYKVRTFFGCIGTDKFGEILKKKAEEAHMDAHYYEQSKEPTGTCAACITRDKRSLVANLAAANXEKEKHLDLEKNWKLVEKAKVYYIAGFFLTVSPKSILKVATQASTNNKIFSLNLSAPFISQFYKEPMMKVMPYVDILFGNETEAAMFAREQGFETEDIREIARKAQALPKVNQKRQRIVVFTQGKDDTIMATDSEVRSFPVLISDQSEIVDTNGAGDAFVGGFLSQLVYDQPLTECIRARHYAASVIIKRSGCTFPEKPDFH